One window of Microbacterium sp. Root61 genomic DNA carries:
- a CDS encoding ATP-binding protein, protein MTVALLVIGLLAAGLGTMAFLRSTLVTSLDDQLRQSVTTDVASSVMTITVDNGVPSFEPDDNATTDAFVAIYAPTGELVAWAGGNGAPRPEFPAEYPLPKTYIQGTTPFELENSAGGAPYHASVDTIQFPGARDLYTQLVALPLAPVEQVVASFLSIYSILAVITILAGALGTRWLVTLTFRSLGQVETTAMSIAAGDFSQRMTDIEPGTEVGRLKTAINAMLGRIDGALSERDSTVRQMRRFIGDASHELRTPLVTVRGYAELYRMGALANDEDVAQAMERIEKEAMRMGVLVEDLLALARLDERRDVIFAPVDLRPIARDAALDVRAAAPRRPVTVIDTTDDALPPGPDGPVAEGPASAAEAARRRSSPPTSAIARAGGATLSLLRRKPRSGPPGSTTGEQPVVEPSSTTAAPVSTTTPTPIVFGDENRIRQVVTNLLGNARRFTAEDSPIELRVGVDATAEMGWIEVIDHGEGIPPQIRDKIFQRFWRADNSRTRETGGTGLGLSIVASIVEALHGTVGVTETPGGGATFRVALPLAQSRDASEHLLIQTQPLPRLSAPEA, encoded by the coding sequence GTGACCGTCGCCCTGCTGGTGATCGGGCTGCTCGCCGCGGGCTTGGGGACCATGGCGTTCCTGCGATCGACGCTGGTAACCAGCCTCGACGACCAGTTGCGGCAGAGTGTCACGACGGATGTCGCCAGCTCGGTGATGACGATCACCGTCGACAACGGCGTGCCGTCCTTCGAGCCGGACGACAACGCGACGACCGACGCGTTCGTGGCGATCTACGCCCCCACCGGAGAGCTCGTCGCCTGGGCCGGCGGAAACGGTGCCCCGCGGCCGGAGTTCCCGGCCGAGTACCCGCTGCCGAAGACGTACATCCAGGGCACGACGCCGTTCGAGCTCGAGAACTCCGCCGGCGGCGCTCCGTACCATGCGAGCGTCGACACGATTCAGTTCCCGGGGGCCCGCGACCTCTACACGCAGCTGGTCGCACTGCCGCTCGCGCCCGTCGAACAGGTCGTGGCGAGCTTCCTCAGCATCTACAGCATCCTGGCCGTCATCACGATCCTCGCCGGTGCGCTCGGCACCCGCTGGCTCGTGACACTGACCTTCCGCAGCCTCGGTCAGGTGGAGACCACCGCCATGTCGATCGCCGCGGGCGACTTCAGTCAACGCATGACCGATATCGAGCCGGGCACCGAGGTGGGGCGTCTGAAAACGGCGATCAACGCGATGCTCGGCCGCATCGACGGGGCGCTGTCGGAACGGGACTCGACCGTGCGACAGATGCGGCGCTTCATCGGCGACGCGAGCCACGAGCTGCGCACCCCGCTGGTGACCGTGCGCGGCTATGCCGAGCTGTACCGCATGGGCGCCCTCGCCAACGACGAGGACGTCGCCCAGGCGATGGAGCGCATCGAGAAAGAAGCCATGCGCATGGGCGTCCTCGTCGAGGACCTCCTGGCTCTGGCCCGCCTCGACGAACGCCGCGACGTCATCTTCGCACCGGTCGATCTGCGGCCTATCGCACGGGATGCCGCACTCGACGTGCGCGCCGCGGCTCCGCGCCGACCCGTCACGGTCATCGACACGACCGACGACGCCCTCCCGCCCGGGCCCGATGGCCCCGTCGCGGAAGGGCCGGCGAGCGCGGCCGAAGCGGCCCGCCGTCGCAGTTCGCCGCCCACCTCGGCCATCGCCCGCGCCGGCGGCGCCACGCTGTCCCTGCTGCGCCGCAAGCCCCGCTCGGGGCCGCCGGGCTCCACCACCGGCGAACAGCCCGTCGTGGAGCCCTCCAGCACCACTGCGGCGCCCGTGAGCACGACGACACCGACCCCCATCGTGTTCGGCGATGAGAACCGGATCCGCCAGGTCGTGACGAACCTGCTCGGCAACGCCCGCCGCTTCACCGCCGAGGACTCCCCCATCGAGCTGAGAGTCGGGGTCGACGCGACTGCGGAGATGGGCTGGATCGAGGTCATCGACCACGGCGAGGGCATCCCGCCGCAGATCCGCGACAAGATCTTCCAGCGATTCTGGCGGGCCGACAACTCGCGCACGCGCGAGACGGGCGGCACCGGACTCGGGCTGTCGATCGTCGCCTCGATCGTCGAGGCTCTGCACGGCACCGTCGGGGTCACCGAGACGCCCGGCGGCGGAGCGACGTTCCGCGTGGCCCTTCCCTTGGCGCAGTCTCGGGATGCTTCGGAGCACCTGCTGATCCAGACGCAGCCGCTGCCGCGGCTCAGCGCTCCTGAGGCCTGA
- a CDS encoding WXG100 family type VII secretion target: protein MIFSVDSDAVLTSTAAVRGTIERLQAEASAMLGQLTHLQSSWTGTAAMAFQDVIDQWRVTQSQVEHSLAGINQALATAGRQYAEAEQLNASLFR, encoded by the coding sequence ATGATCTTCTCCGTAGACAGCGACGCTGTCCTCACCTCCACGGCCGCCGTCCGCGGCACCATCGAACGGCTGCAGGCCGAGGCATCCGCGATGCTCGGTCAGCTCACGCACCTGCAGTCGTCCTGGACGGGAACGGCCGCGATGGCGTTCCAGGACGTCATCGATCAGTGGCGCGTCACGCAGAGCCAGGTCGAGCATTCGCTCGCCGGTATCAACCAGGCGCTCGCCACGGCCGGGCGGCAGTACGCCGAGGCGGAGCAGCTGAACGCCAGCCTGTTCCGCTGA